The following are encoded together in the Vidua macroura isolate BioBank_ID:100142 chromosome 6, ASM2450914v1, whole genome shotgun sequence genome:
- the LOC128808497 gene encoding atherin-like, with protein MEKAAQQQHPASHAPAWAPPARRPRGWAPPGTRRGRGTRRGRGTRHAPGDTPCSGGHAVLRGAGSGAGAAGPGRSPRGNSSTQRPGRGGTRARLPPHGGEKAEKRRLPPRCRRSRTPPQHGRGLREKGNALRRKPPEPKGEERRGARRTHRSAAAVPAGAEGSLPAVRPPFLPGRRARCPRSARRSCRGGGLAARGPPAVPAGAEGSLPAVRPPYLPARRCAARRGARPAPAHNGPRPPRPARWRHRPPAAGTCSDARGGGSATGGALLGVPHRGR; from the coding sequence ATGGAGAAGGCAgcgcagcagcagcatcccgcATCCCACGCCCCCGCGTGGGCGCCCCCTGCCCGGCGCCCACGGGGCTGGGCACCGCCCGGGacccgccggggccgcgggaCACGCCGGGGCCGGGGGACACGCCATGCTCCGGGGGACACGCCATGCTCCGGGGGACACGCCGTGCTCCGGGGCGCCGGCAGCGGAGCGGGCGCCGCGGGGCCCGGGCGCTCCCCCCGGGGCAACAGCTCCACGCAGCGCCCGGGGCGGGGTGGGACGCGGGCTCGCCTCCCTCCGCACGGcggggaaaaggcagaaaagcgGCGGCTCCCGCCCCGCTGCCGGCGCTCCCGAACCCCTCCCCAGCACGGCCGCGGGCTGCGGGAGAAGGGCAACGCACTCCGCCGAAAGCCCCCCGAACCGAAAGGGGAGGAGCGCCGAGGGGCTCGGAGGACTCACCGCAGCGCGGCCGCCGTTCCTGCCGGGGCGGAGGGCTCGCTGCCCGCGGTCCGCCCGCCGTTCCTGCCGGGGCGGAGGGCTCGCTGCCCGCGGTCCGCCCGCCGTTCCTGCCGGGGCGGAGGGCTCGCTGCCCGCGGTCCGCCCGCCGTTCCTGCCGGGGCGGAGGGCTCGCTGCCCGCGGTCCGCCCGCCGTACCTGCCGGCGCGGCGCTGCGCTGCGCGGCGCGGAGCCCGCCCGGCCCCTGCCCACAAtgggccgcgcccgccccgcccggcgcgCTGGCGTcaccgcccgcccgccgccgggaCTTGTAGTGacgcgcggggcgggggctcCGCCACCGGGGGTGCCCTGCTGGGGGTACCGCACCGGGGCCGCTAG